Proteins encoded in a region of the Podarcis muralis chromosome 2, rPodMur119.hap1.1, whole genome shotgun sequence genome:
- the LOC114592775 gene encoding 2-epi-5-epi-valiolone synthase-like: MTLHDLETPLELDIATMPQSKEIFLADRKSGTQGSKQTDFQLVRVKNTWCRIKKDETIHDAENEIVVSQAKISETVSDGEISWTVEAPIYLCYKVVETRGLLDPSNKTLLYGHIRDPKELERALHNKEAQRRFIVIDKTVDDLYGTAVREYFEANLVQYKILSLTTTEETKSMDLVLDILQEVQIFGIDRRAEPIIAIGGGACLDIVGLAASLYRRRTPYIRVPTTLLSYVDASVGAKNGVNFLQCKNKLGSYVPPVATFLDRAFLKTVPRQHISNGLGEILKMALMKHKGLFDLLKSHGKFLLDTKFQSHSSLADHGDAALKTTRIAIETMLEELAPNLWEDDLNRLVDFGHLISPELEMRVLPTLMHGEAVNIDMAFMTYLSHVKGFLSDSEKAHIIQCMVALELPVWHKKCTWHLIKKALTERLKHSAGHMRMPLPTGLGTADIFNDISEETLERAYILWTSECKNISAEA; encoded by the exons ATGACCTTGCATGACCTTGAG ACACCTCTTGAACTAGACATTGCAACCATGCCACAGTCCAAAGAGATCTTCTTGGCTGATAGGAAATCTGGAACACAGGGTTCCAAGCAAACAGACTTCCAGCTAGTGCGGGTCAAAAATACTTGGTGCCGAATCAAGAAAGATGAAACCATTCATGATGCTGAGAATGAGATCGTAGTCTCCCAGGCTAAAAT ATCTGAAACTGTCTCAGATGGAGAGATATCCTGGACAGTGGAAGCACCTATCTACCTTTGCTATAAGGTGGTGGAAACACGCGGTCTCCTGGATCCCTCCAACAAGACATTGCTGTACGGGCACATCAGAGATCCAAAGGAACTGGAGAGAGCCCTTCACAACAAAGAGGCCCAGAGGCGTTTCATTGTAATCGATAAGACGGTCGATGACTTGTATGGCACCGCAGTCAGAGAATATTTTGAAGCAAACTTGGTTCAGTATAAAATCCTTTCCCTGACCACCACAGAAGAGACCAAATCCATGGATTTGGTGCTTGATATCTTGCAGGAAGTGCAAATCTTTGGCATCGACAGGCGCGCTGAGCCAATTATAGCAATTGGAGGAGGGGCTTGCCTGGATATTGTGGGGCTGGCAGCCTCGCTTTACAGGAGGCGCACCCCTTACATTCGGGTCCCCACCACCCTCCTGTCCTATGTGGATGCCAGTGTTGGAGCAAAGAATGGTGTCAATTTCCTTCAGTGCAAAAACAAGCTCGGGAGCTACGTTCCTCCTGTTGCCACTTTCCTTGACAGAGCCTTCCTCAAAACAGTCCCCCGCCAGCACATCTCCAATGGACTTGGGGAAATTTTAAAG ATGGCACTAATGAAACACAAGGGCCTGTTTGACTTGCTGAAAAGTCATGGGAAATTCTTACTGGATACCAAGTTCCAGTCACACAGCAGCTTAGCTGACCATGGTGACGCAGCACTGAAGACGACCAGAATTGCCATAGAAACCATGCTGGAAGAGCTTGCCCCAAATCTGTGGGAAGATGATCTGAACAGGCTGGTGGATTTTGGCCACCTTATAAGCCCAGAACTGGAAATG AGAGTTTTACCAACGCTGATGCATGGAGAAGCTGTGAATATTGATATGGCTTTCATGACTTACCTGTCCCACGTGAAGGGATTTTTGAGTGACAGTGAGAAGGCTCACATCATTCAGTGCATGGTCGCTTTGGAGCTCCCAGTGTGGCACAAGAAATGCACATGGCATCTTATCAAAAAGGCCTTGACGGAAAGATTGAAGCACAGTGCTGGGCACATGAGAATGCCTCTTCCAACTGGACTAGGAACAGCAG ATATATTCAACGACATCAGcgaggaaaccctggagagggctTACATTCTCTGGACCAGTGAATGCAAAAACATCTCTGCAGAAGCATGA